One region of Tachysurus vachellii isolate PV-2020 chromosome 11, HZAU_Pvac_v1, whole genome shotgun sequence genomic DNA includes:
- the elmod3 gene encoding ELMO domain-containing protein 3 → MEGDVAVHTESSNGFAQEWKQTEDLTGGQSTHTLMCNGIKENGGINGSSYLRSVPISVLKQNGLLQSLAAGGDQTEADEVDSELERAQQEWDALESIQPVPVEDLAPLALISFNEALQHFQTTDLTELLRNIQPTVHRTGLAVVTHFLFGPPRLYKELMEERDLVFAIAQCSLDNTQPVHMRVLQTIYRKLTSTKADCPRYGPHWENIGFQGTDPATDLRGTGFLGLMHTLYLVMDPETLQLARDIYKLSQHPVQNFPFSVMSINMTRIVLHALREEVLTKECNRRQQVVGVLNEFYVATFLHLYEVWRTQKKTISDSGYVLKDVELYAKKNPKQLLKHLHCYLQERRSRIGHRTSPDPLSHGNRSLGDGEALIHNCRGKEGKMNFIGVCELPPEMEGEARLI, encoded by the exons ATGGAAGGAGACGTCGCAGTCCACACGGAG AGCTCGAATGGTTTTGCACAGGAATGGAAGCAGACTGAAGATCTGACCGGTGgacagtccacacacacactg ATGTGTAACGGCATCAAGGAGAACGGCGGCATCAACGGCAGCTCGTATCTCAGATCCGTCCCG atttcAGTGCTGAAGCAGAATGGCCTTCTACAGTCACTGGCTGCAGGCGGAGATCAAACAGAAGCAGatg aggtggaCTCGGAGCTGGAGCGTGCGCAGCAGGAATGGGATGCCCTCGAGAGCATCCAACCAG TTCCTGTAGAAGATCTCGCTCCATTGGCTCTGATTTCTTTCAACGAGGCACTGCAACACTTTCAGACTACAGACCTCACCGAGCTTCTG AGGAACATACAGCCAACCGTTCACAGGACAGGACTGGCCGTtgtcacacacttcctgtttgggCCGCCGCGCCTATACAAGGAGCTGATGGAGGAGAGAGACCTGGTGTTCGCCATCGCACAGT gcTCTCTGGATAACACCCAGCCGGTGCACATGCGTGTGCTGCAGACAATCTACCGCAAACTGACGTCTACGAAGGCAGACTGCCCTCGATATGGGCCGCACTGGGAGAACATCGGCTTCCAGG gtacaGATCCGGCTACAGATCTGAGAGGAACCGGATTTCTGGGTCTAATGCACACACTTTATCTGGTCATGGATCCAGAGACACTTCAGCTCGCTAGAGACATTTACAAACTCTCTCAGCATCCagtacag AATTTTCCATTCAGCGTGATGTCCATCAACATGACCCGCATCGTCCTGCACGCGCTCAGGGAGGAGGTTCTGACAaa GGAGTGTAACCGGCGGCAGCAGGTGGTGGGGGTGCTGAACGAGTTTTACGTGGCGACGTTTCTGCACCTGTATGAGGTGTGGAGGACTCAGAAGAAGACCATCTCTGACTCAGGATACGTCCTCAAAG ATGTGGAGCTCTATGCTAAGAAGAACCCAAAGCAGCTTCTCAAACACCTGCACTGTTACCTGCAGGAGAGACGCAGTAGGATTGGCCACCGCACATCACCTGACCCGCTGTCACACGGCAACCGTTCCCTCGGCGACGGGGAAGCTCTCATACACAACTGCAGAGGGAAGGAGGGGAAGATGAACTTCATTGGTGTATGTGAACTTCCACctgagatggagggagaggccAGACTCATCtaa